The nucleotide sequence CAGCCCACGAGCCTGGCTCGTGGGCTGTGTTGTTTTATTTCAAACTGCCCATCCCACCATCGACGCCGATGATCTGACCAGTAATCCAGCTCGCCTTATCGGAAAGCAGATAAGCCGCCATGCTCGCAATATCCTGTGGAGTACCGTACCGGTTCAGGGGGTGACGCTTATTACCGGATTCGCGTTTTGCTTCATCGGCCAGCAGGAACTGCGCCAGGGGCGTATCGGTTAGGGACGGCGCAACGGCGTTGACGCGGATATTAAACGGAGCAAACTCAGCTGCCAGCGACTTCGTCAGGCCCTCAACGGCCGATTTCGCGATGGAAATGGACGAGTGAAGTCCCATGCCCAGCTTGACCGCTACTGTGCTGAATAGCACTATACTAGCACCTTTTGCTTTCTTAATGGCCGGAAAGGCCGCGTGGATGGCCGCAACAGCGCCTAGTACGTTAATTTCCAGATCAGCGCGGTAGTCATCAACCGTAAGCCGTTGAAACGGCTTGAGATTGATGGTACCAGGACAATATACCAGCCCATGCAGGACATCGGGAAGGGGGCTAAGCGCTTCCTCGGCCGGAGTTCGGGTTACGTCCCACGTCAGGTGGGTAGACTGGATACCTTCGGGTTGACGACGGCCCGCCGTAATGAGGGTAGCACCCTGGGTCTGGAGCTGTTCGGCGAGGGCATGGCCAATACCCGAACTAGCGCCAATAATCAAAATCGTTTTACCTTGCATTCTGCTGAGTTCTAAAGCTTGAAGGGTTGCAGACATACCGGGCGACGGACGTATCCGCTCCACTGCGTATGCCTACAACCCTTCAACCAGCGAACTCTTAAATAGTTACGCCGGGCTGTGCCAGATAGCGCTGCAGTTCCTGCCGGGTGGCTTCCTCCTGAAACTTACCGCCGTAAGAGGCCGTAATCGTCGAGGAGTTGACATCATGCACCCCCCGCGTCGAAACGCATAGGTGCTTGGCATCGATAATCACCGCTACGTCTTCAGTTTCCAGTACCCGCTTCAATTCATCGGCAATCTGAACCGTCAGGCGCTCCTGCACCTGCGGCCGCTTGCTGAAATACTCCACAATCCGGTTCAGCTTCGACAATCCAATCACTTTACCGCTGGAAATATAGGCCACGTGCGCTTTACCAATGATTGGAACAAAGTGATGTTCGCAGTACGACTGAACGGTAATATCTTTCTCCACCAGCATTTCGTTGTACCGAAACTTGTTGTCGAACAACGTAGACTGAGGCTTATTGGCGGGATTCAGACCCCGGAAAATTTCCTTTACGTACATCTTGGCCACGCGCCGGGGCGACCCTTTCAGGCTGTCGTCGGTCAGGTCGAGGCCCAGAACGCTCATAATCTCCCGAAAATGCTCTTCGATGAGATCAATCTTCAGATCATCATCCAGGTCGAAAGCATCGGGGCGCATCGGGGTATCAATCGAAGACGCGCCGTGTGCCTCACCGATTTCATCGGCCAGTAGCTCATCAACGGCTTGCGCGTTATAGTGACCGTTCAGATGGACACCATTCGCCTTGAGGCCATTGTCAGACGGGGTATTCGACGAAGTTCCGTTCAGTTTCATACAATCTGATTTTAAGATCTAAGCCCTCGCTTAGCTGGTTACGTAAAATATTGTAGATGACGATTGCAATGTTTTCCGCCGAAGGATTCAGATCGGCAAACTCTTCCGTATCGAGATTGAGGTTTTTATGGTCAAACCGATTCAGGACGTGCTCCTTGACGAGATCGCCCAGGAATTTCATGTCGATGACGTAACCCGTTTCAGGATCGACCGGGCCGGTCACCTGCACAATCAGATCGTAATTGTGGCCGTGGAAGTTATTGTTGTTGCATTTGCCGTAAACACGGGCGTTTTTCTCATCCGACCAGTTTGGGTTGTTCAGACGATGAGCCGCGTTGAAATGCTCCTTCCGAAACACCGCAACCCGTAGGGCATCTGCCCGGGGAATATCCATAGAAAGCAAATCGAAATAGGGTTCGATCAACCTGTCGTTACAAAGTATGTGTACAACACAGGCAGACGGCAGAACGTGTAGCCAGGACGTTCCTTAGTGTGCGTTTATCGAAAAAATTAACCCAACACCGACTAAATTTGTTCAACTTTTTCGCAAAAAGATTAAACACGTTCGATCGATTCATTTATAGAACATTCATTTTAATGGGTTCGTTCCGCCGGGAACCCTCCCGAAAGATGCCCCGTTCTCGTTTCATCATGCAGCAATTGAAACCCATTATGCTTACCACCGTTCTTATTTTGACAGTATTGGTTGTGGGGGTTACCCTGTTTATGCGACAGGCTACGTTCGGCAGCGATCCGGCCAGCGAACGGCTCGACCGAATCCGGAAGTCGCCAAACTTCCGCGACGGATCGTTTCAGAATCTGACCCCTACGGCCGTCATGCGTGAAAATGCGTCGTATGCCGCCATGCTGACCGACTACGTTAACAAACCCAAAGACAACGTACCGCCCCGTCCGCTGCCTTCCGTCAGGACCAACCTGAAGACTCTGCCGGACTCAACGCCGGCCATTGTCTGGTTCGGGCACTCGTCGTACCTCATCCGGTCCAAAGGCGTAACGGTTCTGGTTGATCCGGTATTCAGCGGCAGCGCGTCGCCGGTATCGTTCTTCGGCAGGTCGTTCGCCGGTTCAGACGTGTACTCCGTCGATGACATGCCCGACATCGATCTGCTGGTTCTGTCGCACGACCACTATGACCACCTCGACTACAAAACCATTACCCAGCTGATTCCGAAAGTCAAAAAATTCTATACGGGTCTGGGCGTTGGTGCGCACCTGGAGCGCTGGGGCGTTCCAGCCGACCGGATTGTGGAATTTGACTGGTGGGAACGCCAGCCCGTAGCCGACGGCATCGACCTGATTGCTACGCCGGCGCGCCATTTTTCAGGCCGTAGTTTCGCGCGCGGCAAAACGCTCTGGACATCGTTTGTGCTGCATCTGAACGGCTCCACGATTTTTCTCGGCGGAGATTCGGGTTACGGTCCGCATTTCCAGGAAATCGGCGAAAAATACGGTCCCTTCGACCTGGCCATTCTGGAATGCGGGCAGTACGGCCGCGACTGGCCCAGCATCCATATGTTCCCCGAGGAAGTAGCCACCGCAGCCGGGGATTTACGGGCCAGAACCCTCCTGCCGGTTCACTGGGGTAAGTTTACGCTCGCCAATCACTCCTGGAATGAACCGATCAAACGACTGCTCAAACAGGCCGCCAGTCAGAAGTTGGACGTTACCACACCCCGTATTGGCGAGCCGGTTCTGCTCGGATCGGTTCACCCGGATTCGGACTGGTGGAATTTTTAATGAATGTTACCGCCATCAGCGCAAACCGAATGGGTAAAATCTGTTGAAATCTGTTATTTTGCGATACTGGAATCATCTGTTGAAATGTTTCGACCAAAAGCGCCTGTCCAGGTAAGTGCTGCGGTTTCTTTTTATGAATAGTAACACGTCCGGGTATGCCTTCCTGACGGGTGGGGGCGAAATGGGGGTTATGATACGCTCCTTCGACTGGTCAACAACTCAACTCGACACCCCGGATCATTGGTCTGCAGGTTTACGTACCACCCTTGGTATTCTGTTGTCGTCCCGTAATCCTATGCTGCTCTGGTGGGGCTCCGATGCGGTTCAGATTTATAACGATGCATACCGGCCTTTGCTGGGCAATCAGGCTCCGCACAAAAGCGCATTAGGACAGCCGGGAGAAGAGTACTGGGCAGATATATGGCCAGGCTTCGAAACCTTTATTGACAACGTCTGTCGGACCGGCGAAGCGGTCTTTGAGGCTCAGTCGCCCGTGGCCGGACAGGCACGGTGGCGGTTCACGTACACGCCCATCCGGGACGATACGGGCCAGGTAGCGGGCGTCCTGGCTACGGGCTACGAAGCCGAACCGTCAGCGCGAACCAATGCAGCGGGCAGCCACATTCACCGGATCATCGGCCAGGCAGCGCTCTATGAAGACCAGCAGCACCTGCTTTCGCTGCTTGAGAACAGTTCCGACTTTATGGCTCTCAGCAACTGGCAGGGGCAGTTGATGTACGTCAACAAAGCGGGTCGGGAACTCGTCGGGATTGGGTTAGACGATGACATCTCACGGCTCCGATCGGCCGATTTTTTCGAAGTCGAACATTTTCAGCCAATCGCGGAAGAAGCCTATACGACCTTATACACGACGGGCAGCTGGTCGGGTACGGTCCATTTTCGGCACTTCATCACGGGCGAGATCATTCCGTGTCATGCTGATTATGTTCGCCTGGACGACCCCGTTACAGGCGAACCAATTGCCCGGGGTGCCACCATTCGCGACCTGCGTTCAGAACTGGCCGCCAAAGCCGCCCTGACCCAGACCAATGCCGAGCTTCAGCAACTGATTCAGGAATTCCGGTTCGTCACGGATTTCATGCCTCAGATGGTCTGGGCAACTCTGCCCGACGGCTATCACGATTTCTATAACAAAGGGTGGTATGATTTCACGGGCCTTACCTATGAGGAAACCAAAGCCGAAGGCTGGAACCGCGTACTGCACCCGAATGACCAGCAGCGGGCGTTGACGGTGTGGAAACATTCGCTTGAAACCGGTGAACCTTATGAAATTGAGTATCGCTTTCGACGCCACGACGGAGATTATCGCTGGTTTCTGGCGCGTGCCCTGCCCTTTCGCAACAGCGAGGGTGCGATTATCCGCTGGTTTGGCACCTGTACGGATATTCACGATCAGAAATCATTTGCAACTGAACTGGAGCGACAGGTAGCCGAACGGACCAGCGCGCTCGCCCGGGCCAATATTGACCTGCGCCGGTCCAACGAAAACCTGGAGCGCTTTGCCTACGTAGCCAGCCACGACCTGCAGGAACCCTTACGTAAGATTCAGTCATTCGGGGATATTCTGAACGCGACCTATGCTCATCAACTGGGCGAGGGCACGGCGCTGGTTGAACGGATGCAGACGGCCGCCATGCGCATGTCGTCACTGATCAAAGACCTGCTCGCTTTTTCGCGCATTGCCAATCACCGGAGCGCCTTCCAGGAACTGTCGCTCAACGACATTCTGGCGAATGTCCTGACTGATCTGGATTATGCCGTGCAGGAATCAGGCGCGCTTGTTGACATCGCCAGCCTCCCTACGGTAGAAGGCGACAGCGCTCAGTTGGGGCAACTATTCCTGAATCTGGTTTCAAACGCCATCAAATTTCGGCGGCCCGGCGAAACACCCCGCATTCGGGTCACCAGCCAGCTAGTCTCCAGAGACCAATTGCCGGGTTCAGCGCGGCCGCTCAATCCGGCCAGCCACTATCATCAGATTTCTGTCGCCGACAATGGAATTGGCTTCGACGAAAAATACCTCGACCGTATCTTCGACGTTTTCCAGCGCCTGCACAGCAAAACCCAGTATACCGGTACGGGCATCGGCCTGGCCATCGTGAAGAAAGTGATCGAAAACCACGATGGAGCCATTACGGCCAGCAGCCAGCCTGACCAGGGAGCCACTTTCGTGGTCTATCTGCCCGCCTGATTCGGTCCCGGTAAAAGGCTCCTGCTGCGGAGACGTGGAATTTATGATTTTTGGGTGGAAACGTCGTTCTTTGAAACACTAACCTTGTCACCCTACGCATTCTGTCGTTATGAAACCCACCCGACGCGAGTTTATCCGAACGGCCGCCCTTACCGGAGCGGCTGCCTCTGCCTTTCCCACCGTCCTGACCGCAGCCAGTTCCGTAGCTTCGTCGTTGGGTGACCCGGCAGCTGATAAAGTACGGCTGGGGTTTATCGGGGTCGGATCGCGGGGCCGCAGCCACGTCGAGCAGGCGCTCTACCGCGACGATGTAGTCATTCCGGCTATCTGCGACATTGACCCGGACAGCATCGCCCGAACGAACGAGATTTTTAAGAAAAAAGGATTGGCACTTCCGGAAGCCTATACGAAAGGCGACGAAGCGTTTTTGCAGATGCTTAAACGCGACGACCTCGACGGGGTCATTATTGCTACGCCCTGGGAGTGGCACACACCGATGGCCGTTGCCACCATGAAAGCGGGTAAATATGCAGGCGTTGAAGTGTCGGCAACGGTTACGCTGAAAGAGTCCTGGGACCTGGTCAATACGTTTGAAAAAACGGGCGTGCCGTGCATGATCCTCGAAAACGTGTGTTACCGGCGCGATGTCATGGCGGTTCTGAACATGATCCGGCAGGGTTTGTTCGGTGAAATGACCTATGCCCACTGCGGCTATCAGCACGACCTGCGCGACATCAAATTCAACGATGGTAAACATTATGCCGGGGGCGGGGTCGAATTTGGGGCGAAAGGCTATGCCGAGGCCCGCTGGCGGACGCAGCACTCCGTCGATCGCAACGGCGACATCTACCCGACCCACGGTCTTGGCCCGGTTGCCCACTGGCTCGACATTAACCGGGGCAACCGCTTTCTGCACCTGACCAGTACAGCCACCAAAAGCCGGGGACTCCATAAGTATGTCGTCGATAAGGGCGGACCGAACCACCCGAACACCAAGGTTAATTTCAAACTCGGCGACATCGTAACGACCGTCATCCAGTGCGCCAATGGCGAGAACATTGTTCTCATGCACGATACCAATTCACCCCGTCCCTACTCGCTTGGGTTCCGGGCGCAGGGCACCAACGGAATCTGGATGGACGACAACGATATGATCTACCTGGAGAACGTAAGCCCCAAAGCCCACGCCTGGGAACCGTTTGCGTCGTATCAGGAGAAATACGACCATCCGCTCTGGAAACGCCACGCCCAGACGGCCGAGAATGCGGGGCATGGCGGCATCGACTTTTTTGTGATGCGGGCCTTTATCGAATCGGTGAAAACCAAGACGCCCCCACCCATCGACGTGTATGACGCAGCCGTCTGGAGCGCCATCAGCCCCCTGTCGGAAGAAAGCATTGCGGGCGGCAGTAAACCGGTCGAAATTCCGGATTTCACGCGGGGGAAGTGGAAAACAAACAAACCGATTTTCGCCCTATCGGACAACTTTTAAAGAGGTTCCTGCGTGGAAAACCAATTTCTATTTTTAATTTGTAAAAATTTTTAAAATATAGGTTCACCCCCGGCTCCAGTTAATCACTGACTCCCAATGACCCCGACCGCGACTCAGACCCCTTCTAAAAACTACGTTGGCCCCCTGCTCATCATTGGTGCTCTTTTCTTTGTTTTTGGCTTCGTTACGTGGGTCAACAGCGTCCTGATTGCTTTTTTCAAACAGGCCTTCAACCTCAGTACGGTCGGGTCGAATCTAGTTGCGTTCGCGTTTTTCATTTCCTATACGCTGATGGCTATTCCGTCGTCGGCGGTACTGAAACGGACCGGCTTCAAAAACGGGATGTCGCTGGGATTGCTGGTCATGGCCGTTGGAACGCTGATCTTCGTGCCCGCAGCGAAGGCGGTTTCTTACCCGCTGTTTCTGGTTGGGCTCTTCCTGATCGGCATTGGTCTCACGGTATTGCAGACGGCCTCTAATCCGTATGCAACTATCCTCGGCCCGCGCGAGAGTGCGGCTCAGCGGATTAGTTTCATGGGTATCGCCAACAAACTAGCGGGGATTATCAGCCAGTTCATTTTCGGAGGACTGCTCCTGACGGGTGCCAATGCGGTATCCGGAGCGGCCTCACTGGAGAAAGTTGTCACGCCATACCTGATTCTGACCGGCGTTCTGGTGTTTCTGGCGGGTATGATTCGGTTCTCAAGCCTGCCTGAAGTGTCGGAAGAGCAGGACGATACGCCGACCGACGTTAGCATTCATACCAGCGTCTGGCAGTTTCCGAACCTGGTGCTGGGTGTACTGGCTCTGTTCTGTTACGTCGGTGCTGAAGTGATTGCGGGCGACACCATCATCAATTACGGTAAGGCCCTCGGCTTTGACAATGATGAGGCCAAGTACTTCACGACGTATACGCTTTACGGCCTGCTGGGGGGTTACGTGCTCGGCATTGTCTTGATTCCCAAGGTCATTTCGCAGCAGACCGCTTTACGTTTTGGGGCGGCTTATGGCCTGGTACTGACCGTCGCTACGTTACTGACCAGCGGTTTTACGTCGGTGCTCTGCGTCGCCCTGCTGGGCTTTGGGTTAGCCCCTGTCTGGCCTGCTCTCTGGCCGCTTGCCCTGAACCGGCTGGGTCGGTTTACCAAGATTGGCTCCGCCCTGCTCATCATGGGCATTTCGGGTGGTGCGCTGCTGCCGTTGCTGCATGGTTACCTCACGGACGTAATCAGCCCAAAAATGGCGTATGCACTGCTGCTGCCCCTATTCAGCTTCATTCTGTACTACGCCGTGTCGGGCCATAAAAAGTCGAGCTGGTAGTATTTCAACTGGTAGGAGCAAAGGTTAACGCAGGTGCTGGCGGAGATTTTGTTTGCCTCCCTGCCTTAGTCTTTGCTTCTCTGCGTTTATCCGAATGACTGCATCTACCCCCGGCCGAATTTGCCTGTTTGGCGAACATCAGGATTATTTAGGCTTACCCGTTATTGCCGCTGCTATTTCGCGCCGGATTGCCATCGAAGCCCACAACGTCGCTACGTCGGGGTTTCGGCTGAACCTGCCCGACATTCAGGACCTGGTACAGATTCCATTTGACAGGCAACCTTTATCTTATCCGAACGACCGGGATTACTTCCGCTCGGCGGTGAACATCCTTCTGCGGGAGGGCTTTACGTTCTCGCGCGGGATTGAGGGCGAAGTGCGCGGCAACATTCCGATCAATTCCGGTACGTCGAGTTCGTCGGCGCTGATCGTAACCTGGCTGAACGTTTTAAGCCAGTTGGCCGACGAGCCGCGTCAGCTCGCTCCCGAGCGGCTGGCCGAACTGGGCTACCGGGCCGAAGTGCTGGAATTTGGCGAACCGGGCGGCATGATGGACCATTACGCGACGGCCGTTGGTAACGTGATCTACCTGGAGTCCAATCCGGACATTCGTCTGCTCGAACTAACCCCTGCCCTCGGTACCTTTGTTTTGGGCGATTCGCAGGAACCCAAGGATACCCTCGGGATTCTAAAACGGGTTAAACTCGGCATGCTGGACATCATCCAGCGGATTACGGTCGTCAATCCCCGGTTTTCCCTGCACAATTCGGCAATCACCGAA is from Spirosoma taeanense and encodes:
- a CDS encoding SDR family NAD(P)-dependent oxidoreductase, with the protein product MQGKTILIIGASSGIGHALAEQLQTQGATLITAGRRQPEGIQSTHLTWDVTRTPAEEALSPLPDVLHGLVYCPGTINLKPFQRLTVDDYRADLEINVLGAVAAIHAAFPAIKKAKGASIVLFSTVAVKLGMGLHSSISIAKSAVEGLTKSLAAEFAPFNIRVNAVAPSLTDTPLAQFLLADEAKRESGNKRHPLNRYGTPQDIASMAAYLLSDKASWITGQIIGVDGGMGSLK
- a CDS encoding PAS domain-containing sensor histidine kinase, which encodes MNSNTSGYAFLTGGGEMGVMIRSFDWSTTQLDTPDHWSAGLRTTLGILLSSRNPMLLWWGSDAVQIYNDAYRPLLGNQAPHKSALGQPGEEYWADIWPGFETFIDNVCRTGEAVFEAQSPVAGQARWRFTYTPIRDDTGQVAGVLATGYEAEPSARTNAAGSHIHRIIGQAALYEDQQHLLSLLENSSDFMALSNWQGQLMYVNKAGRELVGIGLDDDISRLRSADFFEVEHFQPIAEEAYTTLYTTGSWSGTVHFRHFITGEIIPCHADYVRLDDPVTGEPIARGATIRDLRSELAAKAALTQTNAELQQLIQEFRFVTDFMPQMVWATLPDGYHDFYNKGWYDFTGLTYEETKAEGWNRVLHPNDQQRALTVWKHSLETGEPYEIEYRFRRHDGDYRWFLARALPFRNSEGAIIRWFGTCTDIHDQKSFATELERQVAERTSALARANIDLRRSNENLERFAYVASHDLQEPLRKIQSFGDILNATYAHQLGEGTALVERMQTAAMRMSSLIKDLLAFSRIANHRSAFQELSLNDILANVLTDLDYAVQESGALVDIASLPTVEGDSAQLGQLFLNLVSNAIKFRRPGETPRIRVTSQLVSRDQLPGSARPLNPASHYHQISVADNGIGFDEKYLDRIFDVFQRLHSKTQYTGTGIGLAIVKKVIENHDGAITASSQPDQGATFVVYLPA
- a CDS encoding mevalonate kinase family protein; the encoded protein is MTASTPGRICLFGEHQDYLGLPVIAAAISRRIAIEAHNVATSGFRLNLPDIQDLVQIPFDRQPLSYPNDRDYFRSAVNILLREGFTFSRGIEGEVRGNIPINSGTSSSSALIVTWLNVLSQLADEPRQLAPERLAELGYRAEVLEFGEPGGMMDHYATAVGNVIYLESNPDIRLLELTPALGTFVLGDSQEPKDTLGILKRVKLGMLDIIQRITVVNPRFSLHNSAITEAAEYKDFLSKDEYILLKGNLANRDILRDALSLLQSSGPMDHVRFGQLLTDHQANLRDAQRISTPRIDRMLDASLAAGALGGKINGSGGGGCMFAYAPENPQAVAEAIQREGGKAYIVQIDRGTTLG
- a CDS encoding 6-pyruvoyl trahydropterin synthase family protein, which translates into the protein MDIPRADALRVAVFRKEHFNAAHRLNNPNWSDEKNARVYGKCNNNNFHGHNYDLIVQVTGPVDPETGYVIDMKFLGDLVKEHVLNRFDHKNLNLDTEEFADLNPSAENIAIVIYNILRNQLSEGLDLKIRLYETERNFVEYPV
- a CDS encoding sugar MFS transporter; translated protein: MTPTATQTPSKNYVGPLLIIGALFFVFGFVTWVNSVLIAFFKQAFNLSTVGSNLVAFAFFISYTLMAIPSSAVLKRTGFKNGMSLGLLVMAVGTLIFVPAAKAVSYPLFLVGLFLIGIGLTVLQTASNPYATILGPRESAAQRISFMGIANKLAGIISQFIFGGLLLTGANAVSGAASLEKVVTPYLILTGVLVFLAGMIRFSSLPEVSEEQDDTPTDVSIHTSVWQFPNLVLGVLALFCYVGAEVIAGDTIINYGKALGFDNDEAKYFTTYTLYGLLGGYVLGIVLIPKVISQQTALRFGAAYGLVLTVATLLTSGFTSVLCVALLGFGLAPVWPALWPLALNRLGRFTKIGSALLIMGISGGALLPLLHGYLTDVISPKMAYALLLPLFSFILYYAVSGHKKSSW
- a CDS encoding Gfo/Idh/MocA family protein — its product is MKPTRREFIRTAALTGAAASAFPTVLTAASSVASSLGDPAADKVRLGFIGVGSRGRSHVEQALYRDDVVIPAICDIDPDSIARTNEIFKKKGLALPEAYTKGDEAFLQMLKRDDLDGVIIATPWEWHTPMAVATMKAGKYAGVEVSATVTLKESWDLVNTFEKTGVPCMILENVCYRRDVMAVLNMIRQGLFGEMTYAHCGYQHDLRDIKFNDGKHYAGGGVEFGAKGYAEARWRTQHSVDRNGDIYPTHGLGPVAHWLDINRGNRFLHLTSTATKSRGLHKYVVDKGGPNHPNTKVNFKLGDIVTTVIQCANGENIVLMHDTNSPRPYSLGFRAQGTNGIWMDDNDMIYLENVSPKAHAWEPFASYQEKYDHPLWKRHAQTAENAGHGGIDFFVMRAFIESVKTKTPPPIDVYDAAVWSAISPLSEESIAGGSKPVEIPDFTRGKWKTNKPIFALSDNF
- the folE gene encoding GTP cyclohydrolase I FolE, coding for MKLNGTSSNTPSDNGLKANGVHLNGHYNAQAVDELLADEIGEAHGASSIDTPMRPDAFDLDDDLKIDLIEEHFREIMSVLGLDLTDDSLKGSPRRVAKMYVKEIFRGLNPANKPQSTLFDNKFRYNEMLVEKDITVQSYCEHHFVPIIGKAHVAYISSGKVIGLSKLNRIVEYFSKRPQVQERLTVQIADELKRVLETEDVAVIIDAKHLCVSTRGVHDVNSSTITASYGGKFQEEATRQELQRYLAQPGVTI
- a CDS encoding MBL fold metallo-hydrolase, translated to MPRSRFIMQQLKPIMLTTVLILTVLVVGVTLFMRQATFGSDPASERLDRIRKSPNFRDGSFQNLTPTAVMRENASYAAMLTDYVNKPKDNVPPRPLPSVRTNLKTLPDSTPAIVWFGHSSYLIRSKGVTVLVDPVFSGSASPVSFFGRSFAGSDVYSVDDMPDIDLLVLSHDHYDHLDYKTITQLIPKVKKFYTGLGVGAHLERWGVPADRIVEFDWWERQPVADGIDLIATPARHFSGRSFARGKTLWTSFVLHLNGSTIFLGGDSGYGPHFQEIGEKYGPFDLAILECGQYGRDWPSIHMFPEEVATAAGDLRARTLLPVHWGKFTLANHSWNEPIKRLLKQAASQKLDVTTPRIGEPVLLGSVHPDSDWWNF